GCTGTATCACTAGTATGACATAAGATATTTGTTGACACCTTATGATCAAACAAGAATCAGCactaagaaacaaaaatgaaatgggGTGCAAAGTTTATCATAGAGTCAAGACCAAGGAGGACCTTGAAACTTGTTGAGTTACAAGCTAAATACCTAACCCTATGGTTTTTAAACTGGCTCCAGTTTACTGAAGGTTCATAATTTTGTGCAATTCTATTGAAAGAAAAGGATTTGTCCCTTcaaattatgcagaaaataaataaggacCATTATTATATCACCTATTCACATTCAAAAATTGTAACTTCGTAAGTTGTGCTTAGCAAAGtctacaaataaaattattCCACATCATTGAACTGCATGACATGATGCTTCTAGAATTTTGTGGAATCCAATTGCTTAAGAGCATCTTCAGGAAGACCAAAACCAGTATAATGAACCATGTCGACTTAGAGAGTTAAGTTTTTTCTCTGAGCCAATTAAGACAGTACTAAGGCCCGAATTCCAGGTCAAAAACAGGAAATGGTAATAATATTCTGTTTTTGATAGGTGGAAATGGTTATAATATTCACTTTTGTATAATCCAAACAGCCTCTGCAGTTGAACTTTGTTAGCATTTCTTAGATATCTTTTGGCTACTACTGCCCACCTAGTAGAGTATGAACTTAAGctcataatttattaaatagttttttttttttttgataagtaataatttattaaatagttTAGGTGATTATATGTTATGTATAAAATGTTTATGCTATCATAGATCAAGTCTATCTTGTACAAGGTCCCAAAATTTCCCTCAAAACTCACTGCACATTTATGCACTTCAATAGATAATATGACAAGAAACACTGAACAAAGAATATTTCTATCAAAAGATATTTCTATGGAGCTTTGTCTTTAGAACTTTTGGGATTTCGTGGGTTCCCTCACGATCGGTGGCAGATTTCCcctttggttggtggaattggttggggaagcactcatctagcatttggaatttaattCCGTTGTCTTTGATggggtgtatttggagggaacgTAATCGGCAAACCTTTGAGGACTTAGATAGATCCAATGACCAGCTGCTTGCTCTTTTCACTGGTTCCCTTATTGATTGGTCTAaggcttggggactcacatctagtgattctctctctttgttccttagctctctttgtctttgtaattagtttttcctttctgtttttgcttttcttttcttttttgtaatttctGTTTTGCTTTGTGCTAGTTTGCATAAAGTAGTTTATcgaatatatttctttcttacttataaaaaaaataaaaataaaaaagatatttcaCAGTTATTATGCTAATACATTGATAAAACCTCTCCAAAACAATGAGTCACCCTGTTGTGATCACAAGTATTAATGCAATGTGTGCATTCAGATATccaaaaacacaacaaaactaAATTGACTTACCACAAAAGCCGCTCGGATCAGCTCCTCAACATAATCAACAGTCGCCCCTTTTATGAAATCGTATGAAATATTATCAACCACCAACTTAACTCCTTCCTTCTCAAAAACTCTACAAACATTTTTAGATAAGAGATTAAagtattaaaagtaaaaaattaaatatacttATTATACTCAGTTtacaattaaaaccaaaaagggTAGCCAAAACGCATACGCATACCGGTCATCTGAGTTGGCTTTGTCATCCAAATCAAAAACATATTGGAACCCAGAACAACCACCAGTTTCCACACACAAACGAAGCATCTTTTCATTACCCGATGCCTCACTAGCTTGCAGCTCTTTCATTCTCTGCAGAAATTAACATCTAAAGGCATCAACTTTCTGACAACAAATATggaaaacccagaaattttTGACTCAGGAAATTTCATTTCctacatttttaaaaagaatataggTCCTGAGTTTCATTGATGCTTATATAAAACTCAGAATTCCCTAAAACTGTGCAGTAATCAAcatcaaaaatgaaaaacccagaaaattttctcctaggaaatttcagtttcaactgttatgattttaattttttgttcccTACTTTTATTAAATAGAATATATGTTCTGGGTTTCATTAATGTTTCAATAAAACACATAGACCACAAAAATCCCATTTCATATTCTTCTTCCAAAAACTCCACACTTCCAATGTCTTTTGATGAGTCATTCATATCCATGAAACAGACAAATCCAATAAATATCACAAATTTGAAAGACCCAATACATAAAATTgaagcaaaaacaaaacccaaatcccaaatttgtgaaatagaccaaaaaaaaaatttgagagagagagagagagaacatacTCGGACGCAATTTTCGGTCAAATGAATATCATCGGGGGAAGGAGATGGATCAGAAGAAAGGGATTGTTGAAGAGCAGAAGAGGAAGAACTGAGAAGCCTTTGGTTCTGTCGGATTCGACCAACCAAGTAAGGTGTCAGACGCTGAAACAGTAATCTCtgcatctctttctctctttctttctttctttttttctttctcagaGACACATATGTTATATGTGTAGCTAAGCTAGCTTTGTTTTgctgattttctatttttgggttCCAAGAATTTCGATGCTGAGAGATTCTTGAACAAAATCTTTTCTTTCTCGCTtttacaaacacacacacaaatccaaacccaacttCTTGGAGTTTTTGTGGCTTGTGCCAAACAAACACCCTCACGCCCATGTCAGCAAACCATGTCGTTCTTCTCATTACTAAACTGCTTGTCGTTCTTGAtactaaatttaaaaactttCCATTTTCGGTCCAGGACCAGACCAGACCGAACAGtaactatatatacacacttttaaagagagttaaaaaaaagtaggggtggcaatttgtgTTTGAGTGTCAAGTTTGTGTCGAGTCGATTTATGAGTATTTGATTAAATAGGTTGACCTTAACtcgacatgtttattaaacaagtaaTGATTCTTTAGCCCTAGCACAACatatttattaaacaggtcagtCGTATCAACtcatttaacaaattttatcaaagtaaaaagaaaaaaaatatatacaaattttagtattaactttgttagggtcatattttctatttattagctaatcctttgacaaaatgcactttacttgtaattgagtagatttAAGTTTGGTTTAATGCATCAAGAAGTGTGTTATTCAAACATAACAAGTGTCATCATTAAAGATATGAAGTTGatccaaaaaacaagtgaagaaaaactgtttcattaaaactcaacaCTAGTtgctatcgaggtttaatgagAGAGCTCGTCACAAGCTTGACACAAGCTCAATCTATCGAGACTTACGAATTCAGAATTCTCAAATCTGAATTTCAACCCATGATGACTTaaatgattagggtttctttctctacaaccctagtcatatataaggcttattttaaaagtcatcaagTATGGAAACATAGACTTAGAACTCATATACTCATTGAGAAACTACTATGTTTTTGCGCCTTAGG
The sequence above is drawn from the Quercus robur chromosome 7, dhQueRobu3.1, whole genome shotgun sequence genome and encodes:
- the LOC126692134 gene encoding iron-sulfur assembly protein IscA-like 2, mitochondrial, producing MQRLLFQRLTPYLVGRIRQNQRLLSSSSSALQQSLSSDPSPSPDDIHLTENCVRRMKELQASEASGNEKMLRLCVETGGCSGFQYVFDLDDKANSDDRVFEKEGVKLVVDNISYDFIKGATVDYVEELIRAAFVVTENPSAVGGCSCKSSFMVKL